In Zingiber officinale cultivar Zhangliang chromosome 1A, Zo_v1.1, whole genome shotgun sequence, a genomic segment contains:
- the LOC122025731 gene encoding importin subunit alpha-1b-like: MSLRPSERAEVRRNKYKVAVDAEEGRRRREDNMVEIRKNRREESLLKKRREGMQPVQSVPQPIHTAAVEKKLENLPAMVAGVYSDDNSLQIEATTQFRKLLSIERSPPIEEVIQTGVVPRFVEFLMREDFPQLQFEAAWALTNIASGTSEHTKIVIDHGAVPIFVKLLSSPNDDVREQAVWALGNVAGDSPRCRDLVLGNGALLPLLQQLNEHAKLSMLRNATWTLSNFCRGKPPPVFEQVKPALPALERLIHLADEEVLTDACWALSYLSDGTNDKIQAVLEAGVCPRLVELLLHPSPSVLIPALRTVGNIVTGDDVQTQYVINHQALPCLLNLLTHNHKKSIKKEACWTISNITAGNKDQIQAVIVAGIIGPLVHLLQTVEFDIKKEAAWAISNATSGGTHDQIKYLVSQGCIKPFCDLLICPDPRIVIVCLEGLENILKVGEAEKNLGSTGGLNLYAQMIDEAEGLEKIENLQSHDNTEIYEKAVKILETYWLEEEDEAMPAGDASQTGFAF; this comes from the exons ATGTCGCTAAGGCCGAGCGAGAGAGCGGAAGTCCGCCGGAACAAGTACAAGGTTGCCGTCGACGCGGAGGAGGGAAGGCGGCGGAGGGAGGACAACATGGTAGAGATCCGAAAGAACCGGCGGGAGGAGAGTCTCCTCAAGAAACGGAGGGAGGGGATGCAACCTGTCCAGTCCGTTCCCCAGCCTATCCACACCGCTGCCGTCGAGAAAAAG TTGGAGAACCTCCCTGCAATGGTGGCAGGCGTTTATTCTGATGATAACTCTTTGCAGATAGAGGCAACTACACAGTTCCGGAAACTACTCTCTATAG AACGAAGCCCTCCAATTGAGGAGGTGATACAGACTGGGGTCGTTCCTCGATTTGTTGAGTTCCTTATGAGGGAAGATTTTCCTCAACTTCAG TTTGAAGCTGCTTGGGCCCTCACCAATATTGCTTCAGGGACCTCAGAACACACTAAGATTGTAATAGACCATGGAGCAGTTCCCATTTTTGTCAAACTTCTCAGTTCCCCCAATGACGATGTCCGAGAACAG GCTGTGTGGGCCTTGGGTAATGTGGCTGGTGATTCACCAAGATGTCGAGATCTTGTACTTGGTAATGGAGCTTTACTCCCGCTCCTGCAGCAGCTGAATGAGCATGCTAAACTCTCCATGTTAAGAAATGCCACATGGACTCTGTCAAACTTCTGCAGAGGGAAGCCGCCACCAGTTTTTGAACAG GTTAAACCTGCACTTCCAGCTCTCGAGAGGTTAATTCATTTGGCCGACGAAGAAGTACTGACAGATGCATGCTGGGCACTATCATACCTGTCAGATGGTACCAATGACAAAATACAAGCTGTTCTTGAGGCTGGTGTCTGCCCTCGGCTTGTAGAACTTCTTCT CCATCCCTCACCTTCTGTGCTTATTCCAGCCCTTCGTACAGTTGGTAACATTGTCACAGGAGATGATGTGCAAACTCAG TATGTTATCAATCATCAAGCACTTCCTTGCCTTCTGAACCTCTTGACTCACAATCATAAGAAAAGCATCAAGAAGGAAGCTTGCTGGACCATCTCAAACATCACAGCTGGAAACAAGGACCAGATTCAG GCTGTGATAGTAGCTGGGATTATTGGCCCACTGGTGCATCTATTGCAAACTGTTGAGTTTGACATCAAGAAGGAGGCTGCATGGGCAATCTCCAATGCCACTTCTGGTGGTACTCATGATCAGATAAA GTATTTGGTTAGTCAGGGCTGTATCAAACCCTTCTGTGATCTCCTCATCTGTCCAGACCCAAGGATCGTTATTGTTTGTTTGGAGGGGCTTGAAAATATCCTGAAAGTTGGTGAAGCTGAGAAGAACTTGGGTTCTACTGGAGGCCTGAACTTGTATGCACAGATGATTGATGAAGCAGAGGGTTTGGAGAAGATTGAAAATCTTCAGAGCCACGATAATACTGAGATCTATGAGAAAGCTGTAAAGATTCTCGAAACATATTGgttggaggaggaagatgaagcaATGCCTGCTGGCGATGCTTCCCAAACAGGATTTGCTTTCTGA